From Penicillium psychrofluorescens genome assembly, chromosome: 1, one genomic window encodes:
- a CDS encoding uncharacterized protein (ID:PFLUO_000056-T1.cds;~source:funannotate) has product MSNEQHPFPHVEDHAEDGNVDLEKQEGPDGRVRSPGGTPQQTHKKKEGADGAADGQGEKRELKEFECYDKLGYNFSWWKKWGIISVIFLVQTSMNWNASFYASGITLYAKHFHISEQAARVGQMAFLIAYAFGSELWAPFSEEFGRWPIMQLSLFFVNIWQLPCALAPNFGTIIICRTLGGLSSAGGSVTLGMVADMWEPEHQQWAVAYVVLSSVAGSVIAPIVGGFVATFLDWHWNFWIQLILGGFAQIVHFWVPETRCSILVTREARRRRKAGEMVWGGDEIKGKRLSFRFLSLVWARPFIMFIREPIVLWLSLLSGFSDALIFTFLQSYTLVYKQWKFSTIDIGLAFIP; this is encoded by the coding sequence ATGAGCAACGAGCAACATCCTTTCCCCCATGTTGAGGACCATGCTGAGGATGGAAATGTGGActtggagaagcaggaagGTCCCGATGGAAGAGTCCGCTCCCCAGGAGGCACCCCCCAACAAACCCAtaagaagaaggagggagcCGACGGAGCGGCCGACGGTCagggagaaaaaagagagcTGAAAGAATTTGAGTGCTACGATAAACTGGGCTACAATTTCTCGTGGTGGAAGAAATGGGGGATTATCTCCGTCATTTTCCTGGTGCAAACCTCGATGAACTGGAATGCGAGCTTCTACGCCAGCGGCATTACCCTATATGCGAAACACTTTCATATCTCCGAGCAAGCTGCCCGTGTTGGGCAGATGGCCTTCCTCATTGCCTATGCTTTCGGCAGTGAGCTTTGGGCACCATTCAGCGAAGAATTTGGCCGGTGGCCTATCATGCAGCTGAGCTTGTTTTTCGTCAATATCTGGCAGCTACCCTGCGCTCTGGCGCCAAATTTTGGCACCATTATCATCTGCCGCACCTTGGGTGGCCTCTCATCTGCTGGTGGCTCAGTAACCCTTGGTATGGTCGCGGACATGTGGGAGCCAGAGCATCAGCAATGGGCCGTGGCTTATGTTGTACTTTCTTCGGTGGCCGGCTCCGTGATTGCTCCGATCGTCGGTGGTTTCGTCGCGACCTTCCTTGACTGGCACTGGAACTTTTGGATCCAGCTTATTCTCGGAGGCTTTGCGCAGATCGTGCATTTCTGGGTACCCGAGACCAGATGCAGCATTTTGGTCACCCGAGAGGCGCGACGAAGACGGAAAGCAGGTGAAATGGTCTGGGGTggcgacgagatcaaggGAAAACGTCTCTCCTTTCGATTTCTATCATTGGTCTGGGCGCGTCCGTTCATTATGTTCATTCGAGAGCCCATTGTCCTATGGCTGTCGCTTCTGAGCGGTTTCAGCGACGCCTTGATCTTCACTTTTTTGCAATCATATACCTTGGTATACAAGCAATGGAAGTTCTCAACAATTGACATTGGGCTCGCATTTATCCCGTGA
- a CDS encoding uncharacterized protein (ID:PFLUO_000055-T1.cds;~source:funannotate): protein MATIDYMIASYGPYSASATGGNALARDFLAGIAAMYSTPMYKNMGHSHPLEWASTFLAFMSIVFIIPIYIFYWKGPKIREWSPFAQTLAADRKEAGRKVSQCGSGDQDPVERYLSGNSRNSGRSRT from the exons ATGGCGACAATCGACTATATGATTGCCTCGTACGGTCCATATTCGGCTTCAGCCACGGGAGGAAATGCTCTGGCACGCGATTTTCTTGCCGGTATTGCGGCAATGTACTCCACGCCCA TGTATAAGAATATGGGACACTCACATCCTTTGGAGTGGGCCTCCACCTTCCTGGCATTTATGTccatcgtcttcatcatccctatatatatattctaTTGGAAGGGCCCGAAGATTCGGGAGTGGTCTCCATTTGCGCAGACCTTGGCCGCCGACCGGAAGGAAGCTGGACGCAAGGTCTCCCAGTGCGGCTCTGGTGACCAAGATCCTGTGGAGCGGTATTTGTCTGGCAACTCAAGAAACTCGGGCCGCTCTAGGACGTAG